The Chitinibacter bivalviorum genomic interval AAATCTGAGCAATACCAACCTTGGCCCAGATCCAGCTAATTTGATCCTCCGCCAATTCGGCCACTTCAAGGCAATGCGCCCAAGCCTGCATGGCACGACCATATTCGGCGCGGGTATAGACGGCACGACCGATCACATTAAGTAGCCGCGCTTCATCGGCAAACAGGTGATAGCTTTGGGAAAGTTGCAAAGCTTCGTACAGCGTATTGATACTTTCATCAGGATAGCCATGCTGATCCATCACCAAACCATACTGCAGCGCAATGGCAATAAATGCCGCGTCATCATGTTGCGCCCTAGCCAGCGCCAAACCGGCCTCGCAATAATTGAATGCCTCATAACGATCGACATTGGCGATTTTAACGATTTTATCCACCGTTTCTTGAAGCGGTGCAGAAATCGGCGGCAAACTCATGCAATAGTGCTCCCTAGCTGATTGATTGCACTATAGTTCGCAAGTTTACCAGCCACCAAGATTAAGCACGGTCAGCAAAGAGTAGCCCTCACCAACCTTGGGGTATATCGATATATTATTGGCCTAAAAAAGCAAAAAAAGGCATACCCACCAAGGTATGCCTTTTTTATTTGTTCAAACAATCCAATTAGCTGCGATATTCGGCGTTGATTTTCACATAGTCATAGGAGAAATCGCAGCTCCATACCGTCGCCTTGTGCTCACCGCGATTTAGTTTGATATTAATCGCGATTTCAGCCTTATTCATCACCGCCTGACCTTGCTCTTCGCGGTACTCTGGATTGCGGCCACCGTTGATGGCAACCAGCACATCGTCCAGACGCACTTCGATATTATCTACGTCCAAATCATTGATACCGGCGTAGCCAATCGCCGCCAAGATGCGACCTAAGTTAGGGTCAGACGCAAAAAACGCAGTTTTCACCAAAGGCGAGCGGCCAATCGCATAGCCGACGGCTTTACATTCGTCGTAGCTCGCGCCGCCTTCCACATTGATGGTGATAAATTTAGTCGCGCCTTCGCCGTCGCGCACAATCGCTTGCGCCAGAAATTGCGATACTTGCAGCACCGCGCCTTGCAGCGCAGCAAAGTCGGCGCTGTTGGCATCAACGATTTCATCGTTACCCGCTAGGCCAGTGGCAATCAAGATAAAGCTGTCGTTGGTGCTGGTATCGCCATCCACGGTAATGCTGTTGAACGAGTGATCAGCGGCATATTTGAGCATTTGCTGCAGCAAAGGCTGGCTAATCGCCGCGTCGGTCGCCACATAGCCCAACATCGTCGCCATATTCGGGTGAATCATGCCCGAGCCTTTGGCGATACCGGTTACCGTCACCGTTTTGCCGCCAATTTGGATTTGCGTGCTTGATGCTTTAGGCACGATATCGGTCGTCATAATGCTGCTGGCTGCTTCGGCCCAATTAGTTGCCGAGAAATCAGCTTTAGCCGCTGGCAAAGCACCGATAATTTTATCGGCTGGCAGTGGCTCTAAAATCACCCCCGTAGAGAACGGCAGCACTTGATTGCTGGCAATGCCCAATTGCTCCGCGGTAGCGGCGCAAATCGCTTGCGCGCGTTGCATGCCATCCACGCCAGTACCCGCATTTGCATTGCCAGTATTGATCACTAGCGCACGGATTGATTGGCCTGTAGACAGATACTCCTGAAGATTGTTTTGGCAAAGCCGCACGGGCGCTGCGCAAAAGCGGTTCAGCGTAAATACACCCGCCACACGAGCACCTGGGGCAATGCGAAACAGGGTCGTGTCCTTGCGCCCTACTTTTTTGATACCCGCCGAAGCAATCCCAATTTCAACGCCGGCAATCGGCAACAAGGCAGCAGGGTCAAGCGGGGCGATATTTACAGGCATGATGGCTCCAAACAAGGGCTGAAAAAGCGGTAAAAACGCATTGTAGCGTAAGCACGATGACGATTTAAGCGTGATTAAAGAAAACACAATGTTTGCGCTAGCGCACAAGCGCTGCAACTTGCTGGCGTATTGGCGAGATTCCCCCAAAAAATGGTAATTGTTACGCGCGAGCAATGCTGTGGTCATGGCAAACTACTTGCCAAATAACTCAGGAAAATCAATATGTCGCGCGCAAACTGGGGCTCAAAACTGGGCTTTGTCTTGGCCACGGCGGGCTCGGCCGTCGGGCTGGGGGCTATTTGGAAATTCCCCTATATGGCGGGTAAAAATGGCGGAGGCGCATTTTTGCTGGTGTATCTGGCCTGCGTGTTTACCGTTGGGATCGGTATGCTTTTGGCTGAAATGCTCATTGGTCGTGCGGCACAAAAATCGGCAACGACGGCATTTCGCAATCTCAAAGGCGGGCTTTGGCCTTGGGCTGGGCGACTTTCGGTGTTGTGCTCCTTTGTGATTTTGTCGTTTTACTCGGTCGTCGGTGGCTGGACCTTTGCTTACCTGTACCAATCGATCACAGGGGCCGCGATCACGAGCAATATTGGCGAGCTCAATACGCTATTTGAGCAGTTCATTGCCAACCCGATGCTCGCCGTGATGTACACCGCGATGTTTTTGGGTGTGACCATGTGGGTTGTGTTGCGCGGCGTTGAAAAAGGCATAGAGCGTTGGAGCAAGGTGCTTATGCCACTGCTGTTTACGCTGATGCTGTTGCTGATTGGGCGCTCGCTGACGCTACCTGGCGCAATGGACGGCGTTAGTTATTTTTTCACGCCCAATTTCTCGCAAATCAATGCCTCGATGGTGCTCGATGCGATGGGCTTGGCGATGTTTTCGCTGTCGGTCGGTTGCGGCTTGTTGATTGCCTATGGCTCCTATGTCGCGCCCGACACCAATCTGGGTAAAACCTCATTGTGGATTACCTTGCTGGCCACTTTGGCGTGCATTTTTGCGGGGCTGTTAGTTTTGCCTGCGGTCTTTGCATTTCATGTTGATCCCGCTGCCGGCCCAGGGCTGACCTTTATTACCATGCCCGCTATTTTTGCCCAAATGCCATTTGGCCAATTATTTGCAATAGCCTTCTTTTTATTACTGATTTTTGCGGCGCTAACGTCTTCAGTTTCAATCTTGGAGCCGATTGTCGCGTTTCTGATGGATGAATTTGGCTTGGCGCGCAAACAAGCCACGTGGACTGCGGGCTTGAGTGTATTTACCTTTAGTATTCCTGCCGCACTGTCATTTGGCGTACTCAAAGACTTTCTGATTGCGGGTAAAAATCCATTCGATTTGATGGATTATGCCGCCAGCAATTTAATGCTCCCTGCAGGGGGCTTATTATCCGCGCTGTTTATTGGCTGGGCGATTTGGCCGCGGATTACTCAGGATTTGCGTCAGGAAGGCTCTGAACGCATTTTGCCGGTATTTCGCATCGTATGCGCTTGGGTGTCTCCAGCCGTGATTGGCGCCATCTGGTGGCACAGCCTGTAACAAATACAGCCCAATCGGCGCTATAACATTTGGCGCAGATTGGGCACAATGGGCGCGTGACTACAAATCCCTACTCCATTGAGCCAATTGGCTATATCGCGACGCCGTTTGCCGATAAATTTGGCATCCCGCGCCAACCGCAACTCGCTCCGCACGCCATTGGGACGCTTAAACTTGTCGCGCCCTATAATCGCGCAGAGTGCGTCCGCGGCTTGAGCGAGTTTTCTCACGTCTGGCTACAATTTGTGTTTCATGAAGTGGCTGGGCAATGGTCACCGACCGTGCGCCCTCCTCGTCTTGGCGGCAATGCCAAAGTCGGGGTCTTTGCCAGCCGCAGCCCGTTTCGCCCCAATTCTTTGGGCTTATCCTTGGTGCGCTTACTCAAGGTTGAGGTCAATCATGGCGTTGAGCTGACATTGGGCGGGGTCGATTTAGTTGATGGCACGCCGATCATCGACATCAAGCCCTATCTGCCTTTTGTTGAAAGCCAGCCCGAGGCAAAATCTGGCTTTGTCGCTGGCGCGCCAGCGCAATTGCAGGTGCAATTTAGCCCGCTGGCGCTGGCGCAAATTGCGCAGAGTGAGCTGCCCAATTTGCAGCCCTTGATTACAGAAGTGCTGGCCCAAGACCCGCGCCCCGCCTATGCGGATGATGCGCAACGAATTTATGGTATTCGGCTCTATCACTATGACGTTAAATGGCGTTGTGATGGCCAAATCGCTTGGGTCGAAGCGCTAGAGACGCTCGCCAACGACACATTTCACAAGGAATAAAACATGGTTTTCCCCCGCTTTATTCAATTTCCGGCGCTGATTGCCGGCGCAGTGTTACTCGCCGCATGCAGTACAACTGGCACTTCAAAAATCAGCCCTAGCCCCGAACCCACCATCAAACCAATTGTGCCAGCGCGAATTGGCTTGGCACTGGGTGGAGGTGCGGCCAAAGGCTTTGCCCATATTGGCGTGATTAAAATGCTCGAAGCCAATGGCATCAAAATCGATATTGTCAGCGGCACCAGTGCAGGTAGCGTGGTGGGTAGTCTGTACGCCAGCGGCATGGACGCATTTGCCCTGCAAGAAAAAGCCGTAGCGCTCGATGAAAGCCAGATCCGCGATGTCAATTTGATTGGCGGCGGTCTGGTCAAAGGCCAAAAACTACAAGACTACGTCAATCAGCAAATCGGCAATCGCCCATTTGAAAAGCTCGCCAAACCTTTCGCCGCAGTCGCCACCGATCTGGATAATGGCAATCGCACGGTGTTTAATCGCGGTAATGTCGGTCAAGCTGTTCGCGCGTCGAGCAGTATTCCCGGCATTTTCTCCCCCGCCATCATCGCAGGTCATAAATATGTCGATGGCGGCGTGGTGAGCCCAGTGCCCGTGGATGCGGCGCGCGAAATGGGCGCTAATTTTGT includes:
- the argJ gene encoding bifunctional glutamate N-acetyltransferase/amino-acid acetyltransferase ArgJ; protein product: MPVNIAPLDPAALLPIAGVEIGIASAGIKKVGRKDTTLFRIAPGARVAGVFTLNRFCAAPVRLCQNNLQEYLSTGQSIRALVINTGNANAGTGVDGMQRAQAICAATAEQLGIASNQVLPFSTGVILEPLPADKIIGALPAAKADFSATNWAEAASSIMTTDIVPKASSTQIQIGGKTVTVTGIAKGSGMIHPNMATMLGYVATDAAISQPLLQQMLKYAADHSFNSITVDGDTSTNDSFILIATGLAGNDEIVDANSADFAALQGAVLQVSQFLAQAIVRDGEGATKFITINVEGGASYDECKAVGYAIGRSPLVKTAFFASDPNLGRILAAIGYAGINDLDVDNIEVRLDDVLVAINGGRNPEYREEQGQAVMNKAEIAINIKLNRGEHKATVWSCDFSYDYVKINAEYRS
- a CDS encoding sodium-dependent transporter — translated: MSRANWGSKLGFVLATAGSAVGLGAIWKFPYMAGKNGGGAFLLVYLACVFTVGIGMLLAEMLIGRAAQKSATTAFRNLKGGLWPWAGRLSVLCSFVILSFYSVVGGWTFAYLYQSITGAAITSNIGELNTLFEQFIANPMLAVMYTAMFLGVTMWVVLRGVEKGIERWSKVLMPLLFTLMLLLIGRSLTLPGAMDGVSYFFTPNFSQINASMVLDAMGLAMFSLSVGCGLLIAYGSYVAPDTNLGKTSLWITLLATLACIFAGLLVLPAVFAFHVDPAAGPGLTFITMPAIFAQMPFGQLFAIAFFLLLIFAALTSSVSILEPIVAFLMDEFGLARKQATWTAGLSVFTFSIPAALSFGVLKDFLIAGKNPFDLMDYAASNLMLPAGGLLSALFIGWAIWPRITQDLRQEGSERILPVFRIVCAWVSPAVIGAIWWHSL
- the tsaA gene encoding tRNA (N6-threonylcarbamoyladenosine(37)-N6)-methyltransferase TrmO; its protein translation is MTTNPYSIEPIGYIATPFADKFGIPRQPQLAPHAIGTLKLVAPYNRAECVRGLSEFSHVWLQFVFHEVAGQWSPTVRPPRLGGNAKVGVFASRSPFRPNSLGLSLVRLLKVEVNHGVELTLGGVDLVDGTPIIDIKPYLPFVESQPEAKSGFVAGAPAQLQVQFSPLALAQIAQSELPNLQPLITEVLAQDPRPAYADDAQRIYGIRLYHYDVKWRCDGQIAWVEALETLANDTFHKE
- a CDS encoding patatin-like phospholipase family protein, which codes for MVFPRFIQFPALIAGAVLLAACSTTGTSKISPSPEPTIKPIVPARIGLALGGGAAKGFAHIGVIKMLEANGIKIDIVSGTSAGSVVGSLYASGMDAFALQEKAVALDESQIRDVNLIGGGLVKGQKLQDYVNQQIGNRPFEKLAKPFAAVATDLDNGNRTVFNRGNVGQAVRASSSIPGIFSPAIIAGHKYVDGGVVSPVPVDAAREMGANFVIAVDISAKANGKSSTSTLGMMNQAIVIMGQKLGEQELARADVVITPKVGKIGAADFDQKNVAILEGEKAALAALPLIRKKLNERYAANR